CGCGGTGTCGGCGCTGTTACACCGCCATTCGCTGCAGGACGAGTGGATCTATGTGCTGAGCGGCGAGCTGACGCTGGTCCACGATGGCGGCGAAACGGTGCTCGGCGCCGGCATGTGCGCCGGCTTCCCGCGCAACGGCACGGCGCACCAGCCGGAGCGCCCCAGCGGCCAATGCGCCGAGCACCTGGCGAGGGGCCGGCAAAGGCGCTAGGATGGAGCCGTGCGGCACCTTTGCTGCAAACCGATCAATAATGGCCGAATGACAAGCAGCGCCGCCTTTCTCCACCACCCCCATCCACGCGACCGCACCCCGTAATGAGTCCACACGCAAGCCCGGCATCGTCCGCCCAACCCGAATCGCAGCAGCCGGCGCCCACGTCGCCGCTGGCCGAAGTGCGCCAATCGCCGGTGCACGGCAAGGGCGTGTTCGCGTTGCGCGCCATCGGCGCGGGGGACCGCATCATCGAATACCGCGGCCAGCGCATCTCGTGGGACGACGCCACCGCGCGCGCCGCCGCGCGCGGCGGCCCGGTCAACCACACTTTCTATTTCAGCCTGGCCGACGGCCGCGTGATCGACGGCGGCCGGCGCGGCAACGACGCGCGCTGGATCAACCACGCCTGCGAGCCGAACTGCGAAGCCTACGAGGACGACGGCCGCGTCTACATCCACGCGCTGCGCGACATCGCCGCGGGCGAAGAGCTGAACTACAACTACGCGCTGGTCTACGAAGAGCGCCACACGCCGGCCCTGAAGCGCCTGTTCGCCTGCCGCTGCGGCACGCCTGGCTGCACCGGCACCATGCTGGCGCCGAAGCGGCGCGCCAGGAAGAAGGCGGGCGGCGCCGGGACGCGCCCCGCCGAAGCAGCCGCCTGAGCCGCCCACCACAACAAGAACCCAGAAAGCCCCGCCATGACACCTGCCGTCCCCGTCGTCCGCAGCCTGCTCGAAACCGATCTCTACAAGTTCACCATGTGGCAGGCGCTGCTGCACATGCACCCGAACGCCACCGGCGAATACGAGTTCAAGTGCCGCAACACGCCTGCGTATCCGCTGGCCGAATTAAAGGAAGAGGTGGAACGCGAACTGGACCACTTGTGCACGCTGATGTTCGGCGCCGACGAGATCGACTACTTGCGCTCGCTGCGCTTCATCAAGAGCGACTTCGCCGACTTCCTGACCCTGTTCCGCTTCCAGCGCAAGTTCATCCAGGTCGACACCGACGGCCCGCACCTGCGCATCCGCGCCGCCGGCCCGATCGTGCACGTGATGGGCTTCGAGATCTTCGTGCTGTACATCGTCAACGAGCTGTATTTCCGCCGCTTCGACCGCGCCGCCGCGCTGCAGGAAGCGCGCAAGCGCCTGGCCCAGAAGGTCGACGAGTTCCGCGCCTTCGAGCAGGAGCCGAAGCGCCAGAACCCGTTCGAGTTCTTCGACTTCGGCGTGCGCCGCCGCTTTTCCGGCGAGTGGCAGGAAGAGGTGGTCGCCACGCTGGCGCGCGAGCTGCCGCAATTCTTCAAGGGCACCTCGAACGTCTACCTCGCCAAGAAATTCAACCTGGTCCCGATCGGCACCATGGCGCACGAATACATGCAGGCCTTCCAGTCGTTCGACGTGCGCCTGCGCGACTTCCAGAAAAAGGCGCTGGAAGACTGGGTGCAGGAATACCGCGGCGACCTCGGCACGGCGCTCACCGACGTGGTCGGCATGGACGCCTTTTTGCGCGACTTCGACCTGTATTTCGCCAAGCTGTTCGACGGCCTGCGCCACGATTCCGGCGACCCGGTCGAATGGGGAGAAAAGGCGCTGGCGCACTACGTCAAGCTGCGCATCGATGCGCGCACCAAGCGCCTGGTGTTCTCGGACGCGCTGACCGTGCCCAAGGCCCTGAGCCTGTACCGCCACTTCGCCGACCGCGTGATGACCGGCTTCGGCATCGGCACCAAGCTGACCAACGACACCCAGTTCGACCCGATCAACATCGTCATGAAGCTGGTGCGCTGCAACGGCCAGCCGGTGGCCAAGCTGTCGGATTCGCCGGGCAAGGGGTTCAGTACCGACGAGACCTTCATCGCTTATCTGCGCCAGGTGTTCGACCAGCGGATTTGAGCCGAAGGCGCAGCCGGCAGCGCTAGGCCGCCACCGCCACGCGATACACCGCATCGTTCGCGCAGGCACGCGTGCCGCCGCGCGGCCGCGCCGGCGCCAGCACCGACAGCGGCTGCTCCGCGGCCAGCAGCGACACCATGGCCGGCACGTCCAGGCCATCGAGCGCCGCCTGGAAGCGCCGCACCAGCTCGCGGCACAGCCTGTCGCCGGACGGCGCCCCGGCCCGGTCCATGTCGCGTTCCTCGTCCGCTCGTTCGCGTAGCCGCCGCCGTGCCCGCGCCAGGTGCTGGCGCGCATTCACGGCCGTGGTGCCGAGCGCCGCGGCGATGTCGGCGTGCTCACACTCGAACACTTCGCGCAGCACCAGCGCCAGGCGCTCGGACGGCGACAGGCATGCCAGCATGCGGCCCAGCGCCGCACCCAGCTCGGCGCGTCGCAGCAGGCCGTGTTCGGGCGGCGGCGCCGCGTCCGCGGGCAGCCAGTCCAGGGTGGCGTGCGCGGCCGCCGCGTCGCGCACCCGCTTGCGCAGCAGGTCGATCGACTGGTGCCGCACCACCGTGGTCAGCCAGGCCGCCGGCGTTTCCAGCGCGTCCTGGTCGGCGCAGCGCCACTTCAGGAAACAGTCCTGCACGATGTCTTCGGCCTCGGCGTCGCTGCCGACGATGCGGCGGCTGATCGCCGTCAGGCGCGGGCGCAGCCGTTCGAACAGGGCGCCGTCGGGGTCGAGGGTGGGCGGCATCGTGAACCTCCTTTGCGGTGATGGTAACGCTCGACGCCCGGCGCAGGAACGATGTGACACGCGAACCCAATATTTTTTCGCCGTCACACCGCACCCGGCCGCAGGCGTCAAGCGCGCAGTCGTCCAACCTTACCGCGAAAGGAATACCATGACTGCGACATCTCCCCTGGGTTTGGGCCTGGTCCCCACCGTCGTCGAACAGACCGGGCGCGGCGAACGCGCCTTCGACATCTATTCGCGCCTGCTGCAGGAGCGCGTGATCTTCCTGGTGGGCGAGGTTACCGAGCAATCGGCCAACCTGATCGTGGCCCAGCTGCTGGTGCTGGAGTCCGACAATCCAGACAAGGACATTTCCCTGTACATCAATTCGCCGGGCGGCTCGGTGTACGCCGGCATGGCGGTGTATGACACGATGCAGTTCATCAAGCCGGACGTCTCGACCCTGTGCACCGGCTTCGCCGCCAGCATGGGCTCCTTCCTGCTGGCGGCGGGTGCGCGCGGCAAGCGTTACGCCTTGCCCAATGCGCGCATCATGATCCACCAGCCGCACGGCGGCTCGCAGGGCGTGGCGGCCGACATCGAGATCCAGGCGCGCGAGATCCTGTACCAGCGCCACCGCATCAACGGCATCCTGGCCGAGCGCACCGGGCAGGCGCTGGCGCGTGTGGAAAGGGATTCGGACCGCGACAACTACATGTCGGCCGAGCAGGGCGTGGAATACGGCTTGATCGATCGGGTGCTGACGTCGAGACAATAGTGCGGCGCCGGGTCAAGATGGTCGCTCTTCGTCCTCCTGAAGGGTGTCTACGACGACATGGCCGACGACACCGGCTTCCTGCGCTTCGCGCCGGTGGTCGAGGCGCGCGCCGGCCGACGCGGCCGTGGCGCGCGCCGTTTTTGTGAATTTCATACTATAGTCGGTTCACCTTTTCGTAACCCACGGCTGATTTCACGTTCTTTCTCCAGAGGAGCTGGATGCTGCTGTAAGGAATGAATCCGATGCATGACCGTTTTACCCCGGAGGCGCTGCCGCCACGCCTTGCCGATCGCATATTCCGGGGTGATGGAGAACTCGCCGCCCTGTGCCGTTCCAAGGCATGGGACCAGACCCCGCTCGGCGCGCTCGACGCCTGGCCTGCCAGCCTGCGCACGGTCGCGTCGATCGTGGTCGCCTCGCCGCTGCCGATGATCGTGCTGTGGGGGCCGGACCTGATCCAGATCTACAACGACGGCTACCGCCAGGTCATGGGCGCCAAGCATCCGGCCGGACTCGGCCAAGCGACGCGCGCCTGCTGGCCGGAAGTCTGGGAATTCAATGCGCCGCTGTACGAGGGTGTGCTGGAGCGCGGCGAATCGTTCAGCTTCGAAGACCAGTTGCTGGTGCTCGAGCGCCACGGCCATCCGGAAAACGTGTTTTTCACACTCGGGTTTTCGCCGGTGCTCGATGAAGAGGGAAGGATTGGAGGCGTGCTGGTGACGGTCGCCGAAACCACCGCGCAGGTGGAACGCGCCGAGGCCGGCAAGGTGCGCGCCGACAGCGAGGAGCGGCTGCGGCTGGCGGTGGAAGCGGCCGACCTCGGCACCTGGGACCTGGACCTCGCGACCGACAGCGCGCCGGTGCGCTCGCTGCGGCACGACCGGATCTTCGGCTACGACCGCCTGCAGCCCGAGTGGGGGCTGGAGATCGCCCTGCGCCACGTGCTGCCGGAAGACCGCGCCACCTTCCGCGACGCCTTCGCCCGCGCCGCCCGTACCGGCGTGGTGTCGTGCGAAGTGCGGGTGCGCTGGCCGGACGGCAGCGTGCACTGGATCGCGCCGCTGGGCCGCACCTATTACGACGAGACCGGCCGCGCGGTGCGCATGACCGGCGTGGTGGCCGACGTCACCGAGCGCAACCGCGCCGAGGCCCTGCGCCAGAGCGAGGAGCGGTTCCGCCTGATGGCCGACGCGGTGCCGCAGATCGTCTGGATCACCGATGCCGACGGGCGCATCGAATTCTTCAACCAGCACTGGAGCGACTATACCGGCCTGGCGTACGACATGGAAACGGCCGCGGACGTGGCGGCCGCGGTGGTGCATCCCGACGACGCCGCCCTCACCATGGAGCGCTTCGCCCACGCCCAGCGCAGCGGCGACACCTTCCTGATCGAACACCGCATCCGCTCCGCGAGCGGCGCCTACCGCTGGTTCCTGGTGCGGGCCGAGCCTTACCGCGACCCGCACGACGGCCGCATCCTGCGCTGGTTCGGCGCCTCGGTCGACATCCACGACCGCAAGCAGGCGGAACAGGCGCTGCACCTGCTGGCGGGGCGCCAGACGTTCCGCCTGGAACTGGCCGACCGCATCCGCGCCTTGTCCGATCCGCAGCAGGTCACGGCCGCCGCCAGTGCGCTGCTGGGCGACTACCTGGGCGCCAGGCGGGTCAGCTATGCCGAGGTCGACGCCGCCGGCGACGCGCTGGTCCTGGCGCCGGGCTGGAGCGACGACGCGGCGGCGCCGCTCCGGCAGCGCCGCTTCGTGCTGGACGATTTCGGCGCGCCGGTGGCCGCCGCCTTGCGCGCCGGCCGGGTGCTGGCCATCGACGACGTGGCCGGGGACGGCCATGCGGCGGCCTGCCGCGACTTCTACCTGTCCCTGGGCGTGCGCTCGGTGCTGGCGGTGCCGCTGACCCGGAATGGCCGGCTGCAGGCGGTGCTGAGCGTGCACCATGCGAATCCGCACAGCTGGACCGCGGAAGAGACCGCGGCGGCGCGCGACATGGCCGACCGCACCTGGCTCGCCATCGACGGCGCCCGCGCCCAGGCCGAACTGCGTGCCGAGCGCGAAAAGCTCAAGGAGGCCGACCGCCGCAAGGACGAGTTCCTGGCCATGCTGGCGCACGAGCTGCGCAATCCGCTCGCCCCGATCGGCGCGGCGGCCGAACTGCTGCAGATGATGCGCCTGGACGAGGCGCGCGTGCGCCAGACCAGCCAGATCATCGGCCGCCAGGTCAAGCACATGACGCACTTGATCGACGACCTGCTGGACGTGTCGCGCGTCACGCGCGGGCTGGTGGAGCTGGACAGTGCGCCGCTCGACGTGCGCCGCATCGTGTCGGACGCGGTGGAGCAGGTCGGCCCGCTGATCGCGGCGCGC
The genomic region above belongs to Massilia forsythiae and contains:
- a CDS encoding hybrid sensor histidine kinase/response regulator, with product MHDRFTPEALPPRLADRIFRGDGELAALCRSKAWDQTPLGALDAWPASLRTVASIVVASPLPMIVLWGPDLIQIYNDGYRQVMGAKHPAGLGQATRACWPEVWEFNAPLYEGVLERGESFSFEDQLLVLERHGHPENVFFTLGFSPVLDEEGRIGGVLVTVAETTAQVERAEAGKVRADSEERLRLAVEAADLGTWDLDLATDSAPVRSLRHDRIFGYDRLQPEWGLEIALRHVLPEDRATFRDAFARAARTGVVSCEVRVRWPDGSVHWIAPLGRTYYDETGRAVRMTGVVADVTERNRAEALRQSEERFRLMADAVPQIVWITDADGRIEFFNQHWSDYTGLAYDMETAADVAAAVVHPDDAALTMERFAHAQRSGDTFLIEHRIRSASGAYRWFLVRAEPYRDPHDGRILRWFGASVDIHDRKQAEQALHLLAGRQTFRLELADRIRALSDPQQVTAAASALLGDYLGARRVSYAEVDAAGDALVLAPGWSDDAAAPLRQRRFVLDDFGAPVAAALRAGRVLAIDDVAGDGHAAACRDFYLSLGVRSVLAVPLTRNGRLQAVLSVHHANPHSWTAEETAAARDMADRTWLAIDGARAQAELRAEREKLKEADRRKDEFLAMLAHELRNPLAPIGAAAELLQMMRLDEARVRQTSQIIGRQVKHMTHLIDDLLDVSRVTRGLVELDSAPLDVRRIVSDAVEQVGPLIAARRHRLLLELPPDAALVLGDEKRLVQVVANIVNNAAKYTHDEGEIRVTVQADAAQVAIAVADNGIGMTAELCARAFDLFAQAERSSDRSSGGLGLGLALVKSLVELHQGSVTSASGGPGQGSTFTVRLPRLAAQAGQGAAAADGAAAHGTGGGLRIMVVDDNVDAAEMLGMLLEAAGHRVVVEHGSRQALARARGEAPQVCLLDIGLPDMDGNELARRLRADPRTAGAVLIAVTGYGQAHDREATLAAGFDHHLVKPVDSARLAAILGAVERS
- the clpP gene encoding ATP-dependent Clp endopeptidase proteolytic subunit ClpP; protein product: MTATSPLGLGLVPTVVEQTGRGERAFDIYSRLLQERVIFLVGEVTEQSANLIVAQLLVLESDNPDKDISLYINSPGGSVYAGMAVYDTMQFIKPDVSTLCTGFAASMGSFLLAAGARGKRYALPNARIMIHQPHGGSQGVAADIEIQAREILYQRHRINGILAERTGQALARVERDSDRDNYMSAEQGVEYGLIDRVLTSRQ
- the pncB gene encoding nicotinate phosphoribosyltransferase translates to MTPAVPVVRSLLETDLYKFTMWQALLHMHPNATGEYEFKCRNTPAYPLAELKEEVERELDHLCTLMFGADEIDYLRSLRFIKSDFADFLTLFRFQRKFIQVDTDGPHLRIRAAGPIVHVMGFEIFVLYIVNELYFRRFDRAAALQEARKRLAQKVDEFRAFEQEPKRQNPFEFFDFGVRRRFSGEWQEEVVATLARELPQFFKGTSNVYLAKKFNLVPIGTMAHEYMQAFQSFDVRLRDFQKKALEDWVQEYRGDLGTALTDVVGMDAFLRDFDLYFAKLFDGLRHDSGDPVEWGEKALAHYVKLRIDARTKRLVFSDALTVPKALSLYRHFADRVMTGFGIGTKLTNDTQFDPINIVMKLVRCNGQPVAKLSDSPGKGFSTDETFIAYLRQVFDQRI
- a CDS encoding SET domain-containing protein, which translates into the protein MSPHASPASSAQPESQQPAPTSPLAEVRQSPVHGKGVFALRAIGAGDRIIEYRGQRISWDDATARAAARGGPVNHTFYFSLADGRVIDGGRRGNDARWINHACEPNCEAYEDDGRVYIHALRDIAAGEELNYNYALVYEERHTPALKRLFACRCGTPGCTGTMLAPKRRARKKAGGAGTRPAEAAA
- a CDS encoding sigma-70 family RNA polymerase sigma factor: MPPTLDPDGALFERLRPRLTAISRRIVGSDAEAEDIVQDCFLKWRCADQDALETPAAWLTTVVRHQSIDLLRKRVRDAAAAHATLDWLPADAAPPPEHGLLRRAELGAALGRMLACLSPSERLALVLREVFECEHADIAAALGTTAVNARQHLARARRRLRERADEERDMDRAGAPSGDRLCRELVRRFQAALDGLDVPAMVSLLAAEQPLSVLAPARPRGGTRACANDAVYRVAVAA
- a CDS encoding cupin domain-containing protein, coding for MPQQADAPGAVSALLHRHSLQDEWIYVLSGELTLVHDGGETVLGAGMCAGFPRNGTAHQPERPSGQCAEHLARGRQRR